CCCTCAGGAGGGTCGAGATATCCAGAAGTAGGTGTCCGATATGAACCTCCCCCAAGGGGCGGCTGTGAAAGGCATCCAGTATGTCGGCGATTTCCCGCTGCATCTTTTGGTGGTGAACGGGACCGCTCCTGGCCGTGAGGCTGAGAAGGGTCCAAAGGACCTTTTCCTCGTCCCTTTCGAATATGGCCAGCAGCAGGTCTACCAGATCGTATCTAAGCTGTCTCGTGAGCCGTCCCACCATCCCCCAATCCAGGAGACATATCTTGCTCTCCTCAAGAATCAGGATGTTTCCCGGATGGGGATCAGCGTGGAAAAAGCCCTCCTCTATGATCTGTTTCAAGGTGAAATGGAGGATTCGTTTGGCGAGGTCTTCGCGGTTCTCCAAATGTTGTAGATCCAGGTCCTTGAGCTTGGCCCCCTGTATGAGGTCCATGGTGAGGATTTGTTCGGTACAATAGGCCTCATAGAGCTCCGGGAGGTAGACAAGTGAAGCGCTCTTGAATCCGGCCTTGAAAATCTTCATGTTTCGGGCCTCCCGGGTGAAATCGAGTTCCCGGCGAAACGCAACCTTGATCTCCTCGACGAGGTTCGGGAAATCATAGACCCGGTTTCCGTCCATCCGCTTGTCCAGTTGCCGGGCGATCACTTCCATGATGTAGAGGTCCATTTCGACTACCCTGCGGATCCCGGGGCGCCTCACTTTCACCGCAACAGGCTTTCCCTCTTTGCGCAGAACGGCGCGGTGGACCTGTGCCAGGGAAGCGGCGGCAAGAGGGGTTTCCTCGAATGAGGAGAACACCTCCTCCAGGGGGCGGCCGAGGTTCTTTTCCACCATCTCCCGGATCTCGGGAAAGGGAACGGGGGCCACTTCGTCCTGGAGTTTCCGGAGTTCCTGGATGAGGGGGAAGGGAATGAGGTCGGGTCGAAGGCTCATGAGCTGCCCGAACTTGATGA
This DNA window, taken from Deltaproteobacteria bacterium, encodes the following:
- a CDS encoding phosphotransferase — protein: MDIKAITHLGRFKDIILTLLKYGLDDVVERLDLPGKVFIERIGRVDKGMSTRERIRHVLEDLGPTFIKFGQLMSLRPDLIPFPLIQELRKLQDEVAPVPFPEIREMVEKNLGRPLEEVFSSFEETPLAAASLAQVHRAVLRKEGKPVAVKVRRPGIRRVVEMDLYIMEVIARQLDKRMDGNRVYDFPNLVEEIKVAFRRELDFTREARNMKIFKAGFKSASLVYLPELYEAYCTEQILTMDLIQGAKLKDLDLQHLENREDLAKRILHFTLKQIIEEGFFHADPHPGNILILEESKICLLDWGMVGRLTRQLRYDLVDLLLAIFERDEEKVLWTLLSLTARSGPVHHQKMQREIADILDAFHSRPLGEVHIGHLLLDISTLLRENRLQIPADLALMIKVLVTAEGTARQLCPELNVIREFEPYIKRVARERWHPEAVLERLRLILYKFLFFQKNLPARIDHIIDVVERGELNIHFQHENLENLQKSLERSSNRLTLGIIIAALIIGSSMIVTTGFGPMLSGVPALGIIGYIVSGVLGLWLAFNIIRTRKF